A genomic segment from Neodiprion lecontei isolate iyNeoLeco1 chromosome 1, iyNeoLeco1.1, whole genome shotgun sequence encodes:
- the LOC124294139 gene encoding uncharacterized protein LOC124294139, translating into MQVYLGFWFVMTVLVVHGCINQCEKLNSTEDDRSFTLIESQEEKKAASLIYKKMMEYDLLQPRDTLINLSPPARFMPSSIFVKRCFPIDRQSGSLVVQTANVTRKIPVKRLVSKKWVFYNVNVVEHIKCGYVPI; encoded by the exons ATGCAGGTCTACTTAGGCTTTTGGTTTGTAATGACAGTTTTAGTAGTGCACGGTTGCATTAACCAATGCGAGAAACTGAATTCTACAGAGGACGATCGTTCATTCACCCTCATCG AGAGTCAAGAAGAAAAGAAGGCCGCTAGTTTAATATATAAGAAAATGATGGAGTACGATCTTCTACAGCCACGCGATACGTTGATTAATCTGTCACCGCCGGCAAGGTTTATGCCATCGTCGATCTTTGTCAAACGGTGCTTTCCAATTGATCGTCAGTCTGGATCTCTCGTTGTGCAAACCGCAAatgtaactagaaaaattccaGTGAAGCGACTGGTTTCAAAGAAGTGGGTGTTCTATAATGTGAATGTTGTAGAACACATAAAATGCgg atACGTGCCCATCTAA